The genome window CGCAAGGACCGGACAAGGGAAAGAAGCAATCTGGTGCTGGACCTGATCGCGGCCCGGGTGCCGGTTCTGGATCAGTTCTCCGTTCTGGACGCAGATAGCGAGGCGCCCGGTGCGACCGTGGTCGCCGACCTGCTCAGCGCTCTCCTGGAGGGGAATCCAGCGCTCATCGACGAGTTGCCCGAGCAGGCCTGGATCGTCGTGCCGCTCCTGCCCGCGCTTTCGAGCACGCCCGAGAGCTGGGCCGCACTGCTCCAGCGTGCGGCGGCACGCCGACCTTCGGCGGTCCTGGGAGTCGCCCCCGAGCTCACGCCGCTCGACCGCCGGAGACTCGTGGAACGCCTCGGCGAAGAGCAGTTCGAAGCGATTCACCATACGCAGGTGGAGGAGGGCGCCGGACGGCGGCTGGAGCGCGCCTTCGCCGGCGCGGTCGCGCGTGCGGGCCTGCCGGCGTTCGTGCAGCGCCCCCCGGCGGAGCTTCCACCCCGGCTGGCGCGCAACCGGGTGCTGGCGACGGTGCTCGCAGAATGCGGCGAGCTCTGGCTGCGCGTCGGCAGGAGCGAAGCCGAAGGGTCGGCTCTCCTTGCCGCCGCGCGGCATTTCGAGAGCGCGGCGGTGGCCGGACTCGATCTCGCTGCACTCTCCCGCGAGGGCAATCTCGCGCACCTCGGCTTCCTCTCGCCGCTGGCGCTCCAGGTCATCGCCAGCGTCGCCGGGCAGTCGGGGCTCCTCGCCTCGCCGCCGCTCCTCGCCGAGTTGCGGGGGGAGTACACTGCCGGCGAGGTCCCGGGCTGAGCGCGGGAAGCGGCCCTGCCGCCGATACCGCCGGCCTGGGGATCTACCTTCACGTTCCCTTCTGCCGCACGAAGTGCCGCTACTGCGACTTCTACCGCGTCGGCGAGAATCGCCTCAAGATCGACCTCTTCCTCGCCGCCCTGCACCGGGAGATCGACGGTTGGACGGCGCTGCACGGACGGAGGGTCGAGACGATCTTCCTCGGTGGCGGCACACCGTCGCTGCTCTCGGGGCCGGAGATCGGGGCCGTCCTGCGGCATCTCGACGGCGTCTTCGCGGTCGAAGCCGGCGCCGAGGTGACGGCCGAAGCGAACCCCTCCGACCTCGACCCGCCGGCGCTCGCGGCGCTGCGCGCCGCCGGAGTCAATCGCCTGTCGATCGGGGTGCAGTCATTCTCGGATCGCGAGCTCGCTCTCGTCGGACGCCGGCACGACGCGGCGCGCGCCGAACAGGTGGTGCGGGAGGCGCGCCAGGCCGGCTTCGAGAACCTGTCGATCGACCTGATGCTGGCGATTCCTGGGCAAACCGAGGCCGGCTTCCGGCGCTCTCTCGACAAGGCGATCGCGCTCGAGACCGATCACCTGAGCCTCTATCTGCTCGAGGTGCACGAGAGCTCGGAGATGGACTTCCTGCGCCGCGAGCGGCCGCGCCTCTTTCCCGGCGAAGAGGCCGAGCGCCGGCGTTATCTGGCGATGCACGACCGCCTGGTCGCCGCCGGCTACGAGCACTACGAGATCTCCAATTTCGCTCGCCCCGGCAGGCAAGGGCGTCACAACCTGCGCTATTGGCACCTCGAGCCGTGGCTCGGCCTGGGGCCCGCGGCCCACTCCTTCGTCGACGGCCGGCGCTTCCAGCATCCGGCCGACCTCGGAGCCTGGCTCGCTGATCCGCTCGGCACCGCCCCCCTGGAGCACGATCTCGCGCAAGAGCGCGCGATGCTCGGTCTGCGCCTCGACGAGGGCATCGGCATCGATACGTTGCGTGCTGCGTCGGGTGCGACCGACGCCGAGCTCGCTGCGCGTCTGCGGCGCCTGGACCGTTTCGTCGTCGAGGCCGGCGGCAAAGTCCGGCTGACCACCGAAGGCCGCGTAGTCTCGAATCCTGTCCTTACCGAGCTTTTTTTCTAGGGAGACTGAGATGCCGCCGGAGCTCGAAGCCGTGCGCCCCATCGAGATGGCCGAGATCCTGGCGGCGCGCGAACGCATCGCCGGGACCGTCGTGCGCACGCCGCTGGTCCGGTTGGAGATGGGGCCGGGCTATCCCGACATCCGCCTGAAGCTCGAGAATCTGCAACCGATCAACGCCTACAAGCTGCGCGGCGCCACCAACGCCGTGGCGCTGCTTTCGCCGGCTGAGCGCGACCGCGGCGTCTGGACGATCAGCGCCGGCAATGCCGGCCAGGGAGTCGCCTATTCCGCGCGGAAGGCCGGCGTACCTTGCACGGTGGTGGTGATCGAAACGGCGCCGGCTTCCAAGATAGAACGCATGCGCGCGCTCGGCGCGACGCTCATCCCGGTCCCCTACGAGGCCGCCTGGCAGGCTCTCGAGGATCGCGCCTTTCCCGGCATCGAGGCGACGTTCGTGCATCCGTTCGATGATCACGATTTCATCGCCGGTCACGCCACGATCGGCCTCGAGATCCTCGAGGACGCCCCCGACACCGCGGCGGTCATCGCCAGCGTCGGCGGCGGCGGACTCCTTACAGGGGTCGGGAGCGCGATCAAGGAGCTCTCGCCCCGAGTCGCGATCTGGGCCGCCGAGCCCGAGACCGCCGCCCCGCTGGCGCTCTCTCTGGAGAAGGGCTCGCCGCAGCGCTTCGAGAACTGGAAGGCGTCGTTCGTGGACGGCGCCGGCGGCCAGAGTGTCTTTCCGCGCATGTGGGAGCGGATGCGGCCGGTGGTCGACGGCTCGATCGTCGTGACGCTCGAGGAGACGCGCCGCGCCATGCGTCTCCTGGCCGAGAAGTCCCGGGTCATCGCCGAAGGAGCGGGCGCGCTCGCCGTCGCGGCCGCTCTGACCGGCAAGGCCGGTCCGGGCCCGATCGTCGCCATCGTCTCCGGCGGCAATATCGACCTCGCGAAGTTCTGCGAGCTCATCTCGCCCTCGGCGTAGCCGTTGCGTCGTAGAGCTCCCAGAAAATGAAAAAGCTCCAGTAAAGGTAAGGTGCCCGATGGAACTTCCAGAGCGAGTGCGCGGCTTTGGGCTGACCCTGGGACGAGAGGGCGGCAATCGCCTCTCATGGCTTCCCGTTCTGACTTCGCTGGCCGGTCTGGCCATGCCTTTCGCGCTGGTGGCCGAAAGCGCGCTGAGTCCTGCGACAGCGTCGCCGGAGTCGCGGACGATGACCCCTTTCCTGGAAGCTTCTTCTTCCGGCTCGCCGATCGCGGGAGCCGAAGGGACTCCACCCGCGCCTGCGCCCTCGCAGGCACCGGGGCAGCTCTTGGCGCGGCCATCGGCGGCGGAGCTCAAGGTGCGGGAGCTCTTGCGGCTCACCGGCTCGGTCAACGTCGGCTTTCAGATGGTGGACAAGATCCTCGAGACCTTCAAGCGGGCGATGCCGCAGGTGCCGGCGGAGGTCTGGAACGGGTTTCGCGAGGAGTGCGATCCACGCGAGCTCGAGGCTGCGATCGTGCCGCTCTATCTGGCGAGCTTCACCGCCGAAGAGCTCGACCTGATGCTCGCCTTCTACCGCTCGCCGGTCGGCGAGAAGCTGCTGCGCAAACAGCCCGAGATCTTTCGCGCCAGCAGCGAAGCGGGCCGGCAGTGGGCGGCGGAGGTCACCTATCGCCTGCGCGACCGGCTGACCGAGAAGGGCTATCCACCGCCTGGAGCTCCTGCAGCAGGAGCTCCAGCGCCTGGAACTCCGGCGGGGCCCGTGACTCCACCTGCGCCGGGCGCACCGCCCCGGTAGGGGCCCGCAGGGTCAGCCGGGGAGGCGGGCGATGAGGTCGATCTCGACCCGTCCCTGCATCGGCAGAGCGGCCGCCTGTACCGTCGAGCGCGCCGGCCGGTGATCACCGAAGACCCGGGCGTAGATCTTGTTCAGCGCCGGGAAGTCGGCCATGTCGGCGAGATAGACGGTCGCCTTGACCACCCCGGAGAAGCCTGTCCCGGCACTCTCCAGCACATGGCGGAGGTTCGAGAAGACCTGCTCCGCCTGAGCCTCGAACCCGCCCGAGGCGAGGGCGCCGGTCGCCGGATCGATGCCGGTCTGGCCCGAGGTGTAGAGGAAGCCTGCGACGGAGACCGCCTGGCTGTAGGGGCCGATCGCGGCCGGGGCGGCGTCGGTGTGGTAGCGCTGGATCTTCGAATCGCTCATTTCTCGGCCATCTCCACCACCCCGATATAGGGCAGATTGCGGTAGCGCTCATTGAAGTCGAGGCCGTAGCCGACCACGAACTCTTTTCCGATGCGGAATCCGGAGTAGTCGATCGGCACCTCGACCTCCCGCGACTCGTGTTTGTCGAGCAGGGCGCAGAGCTTGACGCTGCGCGCGCCGCGGAACCGGAAGAGGTCGAGGATCGTGCGCAGCGTCCAGCCGGTGTCGATGATGTCTTCGACCAGGATGACGTCCTTGCCCCGGATCGACAGGTCGATGTCGCGCTTGATGCGGACCTCGCCGGCGGTCGTTCCGGTGCCGTAGCTCGTGGTCTGAAAGAAGTCGATCCGCAGCGGTGTCTGCAGGCGCTTCACGAGGTCGGTGAAGAAGAAGACCGACCCCTTGAGGACGCCGATCGCCACCAGGTCCTGGCTACCCTCGAAGTCGGCGTCGATCTGGCGCGCCAACTCGTGCACCCGGGTGGCGATGGTCTGCTCGTCGAGAAGCACCCGGATCTTGTGGCTATGCTTCTGGCTCTCCATGCTTTAGAATCCTCGTTCAATCGCCGGACTACTGTGACGACCCACG of Thermoanaerobaculia bacterium contains these proteins:
- the hemW gene encoding radical SAM family heme chaperone HemW, whose translation is MRRALAARRQERSRRVGSPCRRAAFRERGGGRTRSRCTLPRGQSRAPRLPLAAGAPGHRQRRRAVGAPRLAAAPRRVAGGVHCRRGPGLSAGSGPAADTAGLGIYLHVPFCRTKCRYCDFYRVGENRLKIDLFLAALHREIDGWTALHGRRVETIFLGGGTPSLLSGPEIGAVLRHLDGVFAVEAGAEVTAEANPSDLDPPALAALRAAGVNRLSIGVQSFSDRELALVGRRHDAARAEQVVREARQAGFENLSIDLMLAIPGQTEAGFRRSLDKAIALETDHLSLYLLEVHESSEMDFLRRERPRLFPGEEAERRRYLAMHDRLVAAGYEHYEISNFARPGRQGRHNLRYWHLEPWLGLGPAAHSFVDGRRFQHPADLGAWLADPLGTAPLEHDLAQERAMLGLRLDEGIGIDTLRAASGATDAELAARLRRLDRFVVEAGGKVRLTTEGRVVSNPVLTELFF
- a CDS encoding pyridoxal-phosphate dependent enzyme, with translation MPPELEAVRPIEMAEILAARERIAGTVVRTPLVRLEMGPGYPDIRLKLENLQPINAYKLRGATNAVALLSPAERDRGVWTISAGNAGQGVAYSARKAGVPCTVVVIETAPASKIERMRALGATLIPVPYEAAWQALEDRAFPGIEATFVHPFDDHDFIAGHATIGLEILEDAPDTAAVIASVGGGGLLTGVGSAIKELSPRVAIWAAEPETAAPLALSLEKGSPQRFENWKASFVDGAGGQSVFPRMWERMRPVVDGSIVVTLEETRRAMRLLAEKSRVIAEGAGALAVAAALTGKAGPGPIVAIVSGGNIDLAKFCELISPSA
- a CDS encoding DUF2059 domain-containing protein encodes the protein MTPFLEASSSGSPIAGAEGTPPAPAPSQAPGQLLARPSAAELKVRELLRLTGSVNVGFQMVDKILETFKRAMPQVPAEVWNGFREECDPRELEAAIVPLYLASFTAEELDLMLAFYRSPVGEKLLRKQPEIFRASSEAGRQWAAEVTYRLRDRLTEKGYPPPGAPAAGAPAPGTPAGPVTPPAPGAPPR
- a CDS encoding Rid family detoxifying hydrolase, which translates into the protein MSDSKIQRYHTDAAPAAIGPYSQAVSVAGFLYTSGQTGIDPATGALASGGFEAQAEQVFSNLRHVLESAGTGFSGVVKATVYLADMADFPALNKIYARVFGDHRPARSTVQAAALPMQGRVEIDLIARLPG
- the hpt gene encoding hypoxanthine phosphoribosyltransferase — encoded protein: MESQKHSHKIRVLLDEQTIATRVHELARQIDADFEGSQDLVAIGVLKGSVFFFTDLVKRLQTPLRIDFFQTTSYGTGTTAGEVRIKRDIDLSIRGKDVILVEDIIDTGWTLRTILDLFRFRGARSVKLCALLDKHESREVEVPIDYSGFRIGKEFVVGYGLDFNERYRNLPYIGVVEMAEK